In a single window of the Lineus longissimus chromosome 4, tnLinLong1.2, whole genome shotgun sequence genome:
- the LOC135485872 gene encoding very long chain fatty acid elongase 7-like isoform X2 translates to MEMLANITSFYEDALKHGDPRVESWLLMKSPLPIALLFVFYILMVKCGPAFMENRKPVNLKFVIIPYNFLLVGLSFYMFYEFLVTAVLSKYSLKCQPVDYSSSPLALRMASVCWWFFFSKVIELLDTAFFILRKKNNQLSFLHVYHHSTMIINWWLGARYVPGGQSFMVALLNSFVHIWMYSYYGLAAVGPHMQKYLGWKRYLTSLQLLQFVAFTIHTGYNMTTDCAFPQGFNYAVFLYGLSLITLFGNFYYQQYVLKKQKSQKQM, encoded by the exons ATGGAAATGTTGGCAAACATTACTAGTTTCTATGAAGATGCCTTGAAGCATGGAG ATCCGCGTGTTGAATCTTGGTTGCTGATGAAAAGTCCACTTCCAATAGCACTCCTCTTCGTCTTCTATATTCTAATGGTCAAATGTGGTCCAGCATTTATGGAGAATAGAAAGCCAGTCAACTTGAAATTTGTCATTATTCCATATAACTTCTTGTTGGTTGGCTTgtctttttacatgttttacgag tttctAGTCACAGCAGTTTTATCGAAATACAGTCTGAAATGTCAACCCGTTGATTATTCCAGTTCCCCTTTGGCACTCAGG ATGGCCAGTGTGTGTTGGTGGTTTTTCTTCTCCAAAGTGATTGAGCTTCTCGATACT GCCTTTTTCATCCTCCGCAAGAAAAACAACCAATTGAGCTTCCTTCATGTCTATCATCATTCCACTATGATTATAAACTGGTGGCTTGGAGCAAGATATGTACCAGGGGGACAAT CATTCATGGTTGCGCTGTTGAATTCATTTGTACATATCTGGATGTACTCTTACTATGGCCTGGCTGCTGTTGGTCCACACATGCAGAAATACTTGGGTTGGAAGAGATACCTTACCTCATTGCAACTG TTGCAGTTCGTTGCATTCACCATCCACACCGGCTACAACATGACGACAGACTGTGCATTTCCACAAGGGTTCAACTACGCTGTATTTCTCTATGGCCTCTCACTTATTACACTGTTTGGTAACTTCTACTATCAGCAATATGTTTTGAAGAAGCAGAAGTCTCAGAAACAGATGTAA